Within Salmo trutta chromosome 30, fSalTru1.1, whole genome shotgun sequence, the genomic segment CAGATTTCCAGGGTTGTAATCGTATCACACTTTCAAAAACCTCCTCATATCACAAACCTCTTCATATCACAAACCTCCTCATATCACAAACCTCCTCATATCACAAACCTCATATCACAAACTTCCTCATATCACAAACCTCATATCACAAACCTCCTCATATCACAAACCTCCTCATATCACAAACCTCCTCATATCACAAACCTCCTCATATCACAAACCTCCTCATATCACAAACCTCATATCACAAACCTCATATCACAAACCTCCTCATATCACAAACCTCCTTATATCACAAACCTCTTCATATCACAAACCTCCTCATATCAAAAACCTCTTCATATCACAAACCTCCTCATATCAAAAACCTCTTCATATCACAAACCTCCTCATATCAAAAACCTCTTCATATCACAAACCTCCTCATATCAAAAACCTCTTCATATCACAAATCTCCTCATATCACAAACCTCATATCAAAAACCTCCTCATATCAAAAACCTCTTCATATCAAAAACCTCCTCATATCACAAACCTCCTCATATCACAAACCTCATATCACAAATCTCCTCATATCACAAACCTCCTCATATCACAAACCTTCTCATATCAAAAACCTCCTCATATCACAAACCTCTTCATATCAAAAACCTCTTCATATCACAAACCTCCTCATATCACAAACCTCATATCACAAACCTCCTCATATCACAAACCTCCTCATATCACAAACCTCCTCATATCACAAACCTCCTCATATCAAAAACTTCCTCATATCAAAAACCTCCTCATATCACAAACCTCCTCATATCACAAACCTCCTCATATCACAAACCTCCTCATATCACAAACCTCCTCATATCACAAACCTCCTCATATCACAAACCTCCTCATGTCACAAACCTCCTCATATCAAAAACCTCCTCATATCAAAAACCTCCTCATATCACAAACCTCCTCATATCACAAACCTCCTCATATCACAAACCTCCTCATATCAAAAACCTCCTCATATCACAAACCTCCTCATATCACTAACCTCCTCATATCACAAACCTCTTCATATCACAAACCTCCTTATATCACAAACCTCTTCATATCAAAAACCTCCTCATATCACAAACCTCCTCATATCACAAACCTCCTCATATCACAAACCTCCTCATATCACAAACCTTTTCATATCAAAAACCTCCTCATATCACAAACCTCATATCACAAACCTCTTCATATCAGAAACCTCCTCATATCACAAACCTCCTCATATCACAAACCTCCTCATATCACAAACCTCCTCATATCACAAACCTCATATCAGAAACacatcctttatttaaccagtaaTACACGAGGCCTGTCAAAAGTAAAAATAGCGAAAACAAAGTAGATCCTAAACATAGTTTTTCTTTCTTTTCCCAACCCCTCCCCTGCAGGTTTTCCTGAGCACCctctgtctgtgagtgtgtgtctgagtgtgtgtgtgtctaagtgtgtgtgttatggccTCTGGGACGGACGACCCATACCGTAAGATGCTATTGCTAGGGGCCATCGCCGCAGCATCAGCCTTCGTGGTCACAATCTTCATCGTGGTGGTCTGTGTGGGCtgccagaggtgagaggtcactgcCAACACATTTGACACATCTCATAGATTTCGCtccctctcactcgctctctttcttgctctctctctctcactttctcccaatcgctttttctctctctcttatccctctctctacctcttcctaATCTCCTCttttctttatctctccctctctcccatctcacaCTCTGTCTTCCATCTCACAATGTctatccatcctccctccctttgCTCCTTCTCACCCATCCCACCCTCCGTGCGTCCTGAGAAGAGAATGTGTGATGAATGTTAATGGCTTGTATTGTCAGATCAGATGAAATGCTCTTCCTAGGACAGTGGAGCGGGCAGGGCACATCCACAGTCTAGGGAACAGGGCTCCCTCTCGCTAGACAAAAGCAATGGAACACAGTACGGTGTGGTTCTTACAGAACCTTCAGGGACTAATGAGACTCAACCCTCAGTGGCTTTGTTGCCAGGGGATATGCACTGTGACCAGACATAGAGATGAACTGTAGCTCAATGTTAAGCTTAATGTTAAGGAATCTGTAAATGTAACCAATGAAATAAATATGTTGGTGTTGCCACACACTGTCTGGAAAAAAGGCTCCTCTTTACTCTTTTTAGTTTGGAAAACCATTTATTTTTCTTGTGCCGAATTCCTGCCTCCAATGTGTTGTTATAGTGTGACAGTCCTGTGGGATATGGAGGCTTAGACACCTGCCCACGGTTCCCCAGGGGTAGACAGAGCTGAGAGGTGTCTAGAGAGGGGTGGTGTGTCGTGGGCTGAAGAGAGAGACCCTTGAGTCCCCGGGGCATCTCAATGGTACTAAGTGGACTCTGCACGTGTGTACTATAGGTGCACATGtgcatctcctctccttcatcttcGCTGAACTGAAATCAACAATCCCCCATGGTTACAGAACGTTCCCAGAGCGCCTATAGGAGCGTGTGGAAATGTGCTCAACCATGAAGGAATGTTTACTTCTCAGCTCTGAGTGAAACTCAGCAgagacagggttaataataaCATAGTAGTAATCACTGTTACTTCGTGTCCCAAGGAAAAACAAGATCAAACATCCTGCGTCCAATGGAGAGAAGGGCACCTCAGTAGAGATGGTGAGTTATCTTCACTTCCCACACAGCCCCCTTCTCTTTTCCTCACCCCTTCTAAGTCCTCATTTCATTTGTATGTTTTTTGTTGTGTGTTTCAGACCTACCACAATCCCTTCACCGTTATTTGTTATCGACCCTCTCAATAAATTGCATTTTTACTTCCTGTCACATGACTTTGAGTGCTCACTCCACCACCCAGCATAAAAGTTTAAATACTTTTCACCCTCATTTTTAGCAGAAGGTGGGAACCAAACAACAGGCATTTCAAACACATCTAGAACCACCCTGTAGATGTACAGTACATCTAACTGACCAGTCTCTATGTACCTATCTCTATTTCTATCTTTCCTTGTTTCTATCTTCCCTTCTCTTGTTTCTATCTTCCCTTGTTTCTATCTTCCCTTCTCTTGTTTCtatcttcccttcccttcccttcccttcccttctctctctctctctctctctctctctctctctctctcttgctctgtctctgcaGGGTGCTCTCCGTCAGCCCAAGAACAGTTCCATGAGTAAATCTGACACCAGGCTGCATGAGATCAACCGCCTGCCCTGCAACGGCAACAGTAAGTAATAATACTAACAATCAACTGCCAATAATGAAAACTGGCGGTACATAGCAGAGATGGAAACCATGTATAACAATGACCCAATAATAAAGGTCCCCCTCCTTCTCACTTGCTCTAGGTGGGGGTAAGAACCGTCCAGCCAGTATGGACCTGCTCCTCCTCCACAGCCGTCGCTCCACGTCTGACCTCCGCCCACTCCTGGTCCGCCAGCTGCCCCAGATCCCCAACAGACCAGTGGGGGAGGGAGACCccgaggggggaggaggagacggGGTCAGAGACCACACCTACACTGAGGTGGGAATCCGGAACTCGCCCGTTCGTTGCCTTGATGATGGGCTGTATGAGGTTGTAGGGGTTCGAGAGGCAGACATGGTGCCCCCCGCTCCCCCTCCCACGTCGGCCAACACCCCGGCAACACTAAGGGCCTCACAGAGCCCCAATGGGACCCGCACCAACGTGGTCCGAAACGGGAATGGGAATGGAAATGTGCGTATTTATGCTATGACAGCTACCCAATAGAAGTGTTGACATCAAGTCATCATTGGAGACACTTGACATTGTGAACGCCTTCCTGTAAAAATGACTGTTATTTTTGTTATTTCGCTTTTCTTTGGTTGGTCCAACGGAATAACCAGGACCTTTCActtctgtgtgtttgtatgtgtatctATGTGTATCTGACAGGGGAAGGGCAGAGGGAACGGCAGAGGGAACGGCAGAGGGGCTGTTAATGGCTGTAGCACTcttggtagaggaggagggaaggggccCAATGGTGCTAACGGTGTTAACGGATCTAGCGGCTCGCTCTtgtcctcccttccctccctggcCATTCAGGACCCAGTAACGGCAGAGTACGCCTCCATCCGGAAGGTCAAGAAGGTAAACAGTGTTTTTACAACTGCTTTCCAATGGAGCTCTGGAACATTATATGAATTTGATATGAATTTGTACTCATTTCTAATTAAGTAAAATGTATTAAGGTGAACAAGGCAACGAAGAACGAGATAGGGAACACAGAGTCAGATGACCAATCAAGTGTCCAATCAAGTGTGGGAGAGTCACCCTCTGCCCCGCCCCCTCTGCTGCCCCGCAGCCAGGAGTTTCCACGGAAACAGCTGGAGCCATTCCACCTGCACGTCTTCCCGAAGGTACTTCCCCAGGAGGGCACTTATGGACAGAGATTCTGTATATACGGTGTAATTCTTCACCAGCTTGTGCGtataggggcagcaggtagcctaggggttagagcgttagactagtaaccaaaaggttgcaagagcAAATCCCCAAGCtaacaaggtgaaaatctgtcgttctgcccctgaacaaggcagttaacccactgttcctaggccatcattgaaaataagaatttgttcttaactgacttgcctagttaaataaaggttaaaaaaaatgctGTGAATGGCAGCAATATTAACCGGTCAGTTCTACCATTTATCCACCAGAGGGAACTATGTCCTACAGATTGTTCTTCTTTCTACTCATTATCTAGTGTTTGAGCTCAGAGGGAgagtataatgtttactgttcatttttgattgtttatttcacttgtgtttattatttatttcacttgctttggcaatgtaaacatacagtatgtttcccaggccaataaagccctttgaattgagttGAATTGAGTAGATCTCTAACGCTCCAGGTTGAAGCTTCACCTAGCCACAACTCTAGCATCAGATCACCCTAATCCCAATCCTAATCTTAACCATTGGGAGGAAAAATGTGAAACTGGCCTTAGATCAGTGTGTATGGAGCAGTTCCGGCCTGATCTTGATCTCTATTTCCAGCCACATGAGCACAGCCTCGAATGGCCTTACAGTATCTGTCAACGTTACTAAAAGTCAGATCCTCACAGATGATGTCTAACGGGATGACGAACTCTCCATCTTTCATTCTTTAGACTATTCTTTGTTAGACTATGTCCCACCGACATGATTCAATCTCATTGTTAAGTGTGCCCGGGCTTGATATCATTTCTCACCAGATAAGCCTGTTGGAAATAGTGTTTATAAACAGTCAAGGCCAATTTGGGGGCtgcactgaaggagggaaatggAGGGACAATGATTGGATAAAGATCAAACTTTCTTGGCAGTCCTACCTGtttttacttacttacttactgtgtgtgtgtgtgtgcatgtgcgtgtgcgtgtgagagtgcgtgtgtgagtgtgtgagtgtgtgagtgtgcgtgcgtgcgtgtgtgtgagtgtgtgtgtgagtgtgcgtgtgtgcgtgcgtgcgtgcgtgtgtgtgtgtgtgtgagaaggcaTGCATGCGTGAGTGTGTGAATGAACAGGGCGAATGTAATTTGCTCCGTCACACGTTTGGATAGATTGATGTTATTTTAGTGGTGGGTCTGTGATATTGTATATGATCTACTTATTGTCCCCCATGACGAAATCAggggaggggactgtggatctgtctccATCCGTCCGTTAGTTCGTACGTTAGTCACATGagatatctcagacagcactggaCGAATTTTGATGAAccttgggtgaatgatgcgtcttgccatagagagccggcatttgaagaatctaaaatctaaaatatattttgatttgtttagcaattttctggttactacatgattccatatgtgttatttcatagttttgatgtattcactattattctacattgtagaaaatagtaaaaataaagaaaaacccttgaatgagtagctgtgtccaaacttttgacagtactgtatatgtatatataaatacaactgtgtgtgcatattatgtgtcGTCTCACACTCTCCAGTGTGCCTTTGAGAGACAATTTGTTTTTGTcaatttagtgtgtgtgttttggagaaaGCCAGTGAGCGTGCTCTCCTGTTTGTAGTCATGTTGATGCCTATGTACTCTGTGTGGATGTGCTccatagcgtgtgtgtgtgtgtgtgtgtgtgtgtgtgtgtgtgtgtgtgtgtgtgtgtgtgtgtgtgtgtgtgtgtgtgtgtgtgtctatgtctgtgtgtgtctgtgtgtgtgtgtgtgtgtgtgtctgtgtgtgtgtgtgtgtgtgtgtgtgtgtgtgtgtgtgtgtctatgtctgtgtgtgtctgtgtgtgtctgtgtgtgtgtgtgtgtgtgtgtgtgtgtgtgtgtgtgtgtgtgtgtgtgtgtgtgtgtgtgtgtgtgtgtgtgtgtgtgtgagcctgcgTCCCCGCCCTTCTCCTGCTCTGTGGAGGACATGTTGTGTGAGTGGCTAGTGAAGCTGAGGGGCCGATTAAGCAAGAGCCTGGCTGGCTGCCAAGTCGTGTGTATTCTTGTGTGTGCAATCGTTTTTTAGAATATAAATGAAACCTCTAACTATGAGATTGTATTAACAAGCACAATTAACAAACTTCTCAGGAACTTTAATGAACTTTAATTGCGTTTACTAATGTTGCTCATAAAAACATGAATAAATCACTGAAACCATAGATGGTAGATATTTTAAGTTTAATATAAGTCACAGTTCTTTCAGCTAAATAAAGATTGACGTTTTTATCACTTGATGCTGAGAAACATCTGACTAATCGACCAAGAGTTAAAAAATATCCACAGATGAAGAAGAAAATCTGATTTGATGGCAGCATCTGATTGTGGTTATGATTGCTGTCTGATTTCTGGACAGCTGTGCGCTGTGTGGGCTGTCTTCTGAgacgtgcgcacgcacacacacacacacacacacacacacacacacacacacacacacacacgtgggtaGGATCTTTGATCTGGGGGCCATGTGTATATGAAACACAAATGATTCATTAACCATCTCAATTTCCTCCAAAACattttgctctctctctatcaccagtAGTCTTTTGTTGTGATCAGTTATATTTATATGAAAAATACCAACTAGAAGGACAAGAGACACAGTAATATGGTGGAGGGGAGACTAAACCAGTTGCATACAGATTGTATGCTGTAAAATGGGGAGACATTTGCAGGTACTCTAAATGTCCACTTACAAATGTGTGAACAGACATGATTTGATGCCAGAACATAATTTGATCCATATGCACAACCCAAACCATTTCAACAACCATgtcattcctctttacaaacacAGTCCCTCACCGTTGTCCTATAAGTCCAGTGGTGGGACGGATGTGTGTAGATAGTCACATGAGAGCCACCTGTTTGTGGACTGAAACACacaaacgcgcacacacaaacactcctccCACTCTTTGCTGTTCAGTGTGGACTGTGTTTACCTGTCCGACAAGCGTACCACTTCCTACTCCCACAAGCCTCTGGATAAATATttacaagagaacacacacactcagtgttTGTTTTACATGGGCATCCTGTGTCGACTGTCTATGTATCTGCAGGCCGGACATAAAGCTGAGGTTACCTACCAGAGATAATCTACTGCGTGTGTGTATGCAAAACAGTTGTTTCATTGAGTTATTTTGCTGGGATTTATACCGGATGTTGTTAATTACAAGGCCTATACTCAACTATAAAGGAGTTGGTCAAAGACATAACCGATTTGGGCCCTGAGTacgagtgctggtctaggatcaggtccacatAATCaactgatcctagattagcaGTGCTACCATTGAGGCTCTAATAGTGAATATGGGCCTTGGCGACCAGGCTGCCAGCTGAGCCCTCACCTCTCTTCTCTGTGTGTCCACCAGGAGACGGTGTTTATGGGGAACGGGGAACAGTACATCTGGAAGCCCCCAGAGGATGATGACATCATCACCCTGCACCGAGCGCCTGCACCCCCGGGGGAGAACGGACAGGGATACACACCTACAGCCATGGAGGTGATggatgtgactgtgtgtgtgggtgtgtgggggtggaCAAGGCATTTGTGTCAGGGCGGGATTTGTGTGTGTACATTGCTGAGGTATATATGGTTTGTGTACAGTAAATGTGTGTTAGCtttagacctgggttcaaatactttcaggtatttcaattacttttcaaaatacatttcaaaacatgTGTTCAGATAACCTTtctttgaagaaaaaaaacaagtagttgaatattggaatgtatttggaaatacacttggaaagtatttgaaaatactcaaatacactgaGTCAAATACTCTCCCATTGTCATGTGTGTAACGGCCGTtgcaaggagtagaccaaggcgcagcgtggtgagtgctcatcatgaatttatttactgagaacactttaaacaaaataacaaaacgactaTGTTCCGTCAGGTTCAACaaaacagaaagtaaccacccacaaaaaccaaaggaaaacaggctgcctaagtatgactcccaatcagagacaacgatatacagctgtccctgattgagaaccatacccggccaaaacaaagaaatacaaaacatagaaaaaaggacatagaatgaccaccctagtcacaccctggcctaaccaaaatagagaataaaaccctctctatggccagagcgtgacagtgtgtcagtgtgcagcgggtaggacggagtcaggcgcaggacacagaactgagtaaaaacgtACTTTACTCGCAAATAATCACAAACTAATTCCATACAGGGAATAATAATCCAGCTCAACACAAAAGAGCGACcacataacaaagaacaaacacgcacacaaccatgtgggaaccagagggttaaatagggaataaattataacataatggaaaccaggtgtgtacaatcaagacaaaacacatagaaacagaaacgtagatcggtggaggctagaaagccggtgacgtcgaccgccgaaccgccgcccgaacaaggagaggcaccaacttcggcggaagtcgtgacacccatgcatttcaatcaatcaatctttaTGTATGTAGCACGTCTACAGAGGATGCATTTCAAAgtgctgaaagaaataaaagaataAAAGGCGAACACAAGTTTTCTATACAAATAACAAATGAAGATAGACAAGAATACAATAAAGAGACAAATGTATTATATTTATATAGAAtgagataaaataaataaatagttgtGTTTGTTGTacgtagcttatgcctacccataccataaccccaccaccaccattgggcactctgttcataatGTTGACCTCAGCAAATCGCTCacccacatgacaccatacacgtggtctgcggttgtgaggccggttggacatactgacaaattctctaaaacgacattggaggcggcttatggtagagaaattaacattcaattctttggcaaaagctctggtggacgctccctcaaaacttgagacatctgtggcattgtgttgtctgacaaaactgcacatgttagaggggccttttattgtccccagtacaaggtgcacttgtgtaatgatcatgctgtttaatcagcttcttgatatgccacacctgtcaggtagattatcttggcaaagtagaaatgacttaaatgtaaatgtaaatgtaaatgcgcactaacagggatgtaaacaaatttgtgcaaaacaattgagagaaatatgttttttgtgcATGTAGaacttttctgg encodes:
- the LOC115168503 gene encoding uncharacterized protein LOC115168503 isoform X1 — its product is MASGTDDPYRKMLLLGAIAAASAFVVTIFIVVVCVGCQRKNKIKHPASNGEKGTSVEMGALRQPKNSSMSKSDTRLHEINRLPCNGNSGGKNRPASMDLLLLHSRRSTSDLRPLLVRQLPQIPNRPVGEGDPEGGGGDGVRDHTYTEVGIRNSPVRCLDDGLYEVVGVREADMVPPAPPPTSANTPATLRASQSPNGTRTNVVRNGNGNGNGKGRGNGRGNGRGAVNGCSTLGRGGGKGPNGANGVNGSSGSLLSSLPSLAIQDPVTAEYASIRKVKKVNKATKNEIGNTESDDQSSVQSSVGESPSAPPPLLPRSQEFPRKQLEPFHLHVFPKETVFMGNGEQYIWKPPEDDDIITLHRAPAPPGENGQGYTPTAMEITDTYSTVCKPQKKKPSPDHSEAKTLPRNHCSGGKNGGGRGGGAGGNEGGNGAWGGSRGIQGGQARSHEEPCYEPVGNRSWPSCVVAESDPAYATIDSHQKREWAGTNNGVLGANATLKPRKKPPQQGASSPEAPCPQGPPACPPAPPSRALPGGENFYETISDVKQGANSASTTTIFTFNDGMEMYVTGL
- the LOC115168503 gene encoding uncharacterized protein LOC115168503 isoform X2, which produces MASGTDDPYRKMLLLGAIAAASAFVVTIFIVVVCVGCQRKNKIKHPASNGEKGTSVEMGALRQPKNSSMSKSDTRLHEINRLPCNGNSGGKNRPASMDLLLLHSRRSTSDLRPLLVRQLPQIPNRPVGEGDPEGGGGDGVRDHTYTEVGIRNSPVRCLDDGLYEVVGVREADMVPPAPPPTSANTPATLRASQSPNGTRTNVVRNGNGNGNGKGRGNGRGNGRGAVNGCSTLGRGGGKGPNGANGVNGSSGSLLSSLPSLAIQDPVTAEYASIRKVKKETVFMGNGEQYIWKPPEDDDIITLHRAPAPPGENGQGYTPTAMEITDTYSTVCKPQKKKPSPDHSEAKTLPRNHCSGGKNGGGRGGGAGGNEGGNGAWGGSRGIQGGQARSHEEPCYEPVGNRSWPSCVVAESDPAYATIDSHQKREWAGTNNGVLGANATLKPRKKPPQQGASSPEAPCPQGPPACPPAPPSRALPGGENFYETISDVKQGANSASTTTIFTFNDGMEMYVTGL